Below is a genomic region from Desulfurobacteriaceae bacterium.
AAAAAGTAATCACTCGTGGAGAAACTTAAGATTTAAGGAGGAAAATATGAAAAAAGCTTATGAAAAGCCAGTAATATTTAAGCTTAGAACAGGATTTATGAACAAGTTTGGAAAATTTGCGTCTCCCTATAGGAGAAAAGTTAGAAAAGAAATTGAAGGAATTCCTGTAGAGGAATTAGTTAATAAGTTTGGTTCTCTACTCTTTGTTTTCTCTGAAAAGAAACTTCGCCAAAAATTTAGAGAAATAAGAAATGCTTTTACTCTCCGTTATCCGAATGTTGAGTTTAGTTGGTCTTACAAGACAAACTACTTAGATGCAATATGTGCTATTTTGCATCAAGAGGGAGAGACTGCGGAGGTTGTTTCAGAGTTTGAATACGGAAAGGCAAGAAGGCTCGGAGTTCCCGGAAATAAAATAATCTACAATGGACCTTACAAACCCATTGAATCTTTAAAAGTGGCTGTAAAAGAAGGGGCAAGAATTAACATTGACCATTTTGAGGAAATTGCAGACCTTGAAGAAGTTGCCGATGAACTTGGAGTAAGAGTCAAAGCTGGAATTAGACTTAATATGGACACAGGGATTTATCCTCAGTGAACAAGATTTGGATTTAATCTTGAGAACGGTCAAGCGTGGGATGCAGTAAAGAGAATTGCTTCTGGCGGAAAGGTAGAACTTAACGGTCTTCACTGCCACATAGGTACTTTCATTTTAGACCCTTCAGCTTACGAAAAGGAAGTTAGAAAGATGGTAGAGTTTGCATATAAAGTAGAAGACACTTTCGGATTCAAGATAGAGTACATTGACATTGGAGGCGGTTTCCCTTCAAGAAGCAGGTTAAGGGGAATATACTTGCCACCGGATGTAGCAGTCCCGTCAATTGACGAGTTTGCGGAAAAGGTTTGTAATGCTTTATTCTCATCTTTGAGACCGGGAGATTACCCAAAGCTAATAATTGAAAGTGGAAGGGCTATTGTAGACGAAGCTGGATTCTTAATAACTACTGTTCATGCTGCTAAGGGAATGCCAGATGGAAGAAAAGCTTACGTTCTTGACGCAGGAGTAAACGTCCTGTTCACCGCTCTTTGGTATCACTTCAATATTGAAATTGATAGGGAAGTTCAGGGACCAACAGAACCTTGTATCCTCTATGGACCTTTATGTATGAACATAGATGTAGTTGACGATATGATTTATCTTCCACCGCTTCCGCGAGGAACAAGGTTAATCCTATCTCCAGTGGGTGCTTACAACGTTACTCAGTGGATGCAGTTTATAAGATATAGGCCAAATGTTGTTTTAATTGGAGAAAATGGAAATGTGGAACTTATAAGAGAAAAGGAAACCTTAGATGACATAGTGGGAAAGGAAAAACTTCCTGAGAGGCTGAAACTGGAATGGAACTAAAGAAGGTTCTCTATCCAATTTTTAAAAGCTACTCTGCGGTCCTTTTTAATAGTAACTTAGTAGGTGGAATAGTTCTTCTAATCCTCTCTTTTTTCAATCCAAACTTAGGAATTGGAGGTTTTGTTTCCGTTATTTCTGCTTACATTTTTGCAAGATTTTTAGGATTTAAGGAAGAGTTCTTAAGACTTGACTACTATATATAACCCTCTTCTTGTTGGACTTTCCTTAGGATATCTTTTTAAGGTAAGCTTTTTAAGTCTAGCGTTTTTCATAATAGCAGGCATTTTAACTTTCCTGCTTACGTTTACGCTATCCTCTCTTTTCTCATATTACTTAAGACTTCCAATCTTAAGTATTCCTTTCGTTATTGTTAGTTCCTTACTTTACTTAGCATCGTTAAAGTTCTCAAACCTTTTTGCGGTTAACCTATATCCACACAATCAAGTCTTTGTCTCGCTTAATCTACCCTTACCTTTAGAAGGTTATCTAAAATCCCTTGGGGCTATTTTTTTCATGCCGGATATTTTTGAAGGACTTGTCATTTTTGTATTAATACTTAGCGTTTCCAGAATCTTAGCTCTTCTTTCTATTCTTGGTTATTTCAGCGGAACTCTTACGAAAGCATTTTTTCAGGTTACTTTTATCAGGCATTTTCAGACCTTTCAGCCTTTAATTACATCTTAACTTCAATGGCAATAGGCGGTGTTTTCCTAGTCCCTTCGCTAAGAAGTTACAAGTTCGCAATTCTTTCTTCTATCATTTCAGTTCCAATCGTTGAAGGAACGAAAGTATTCTGGGAAAGTTATGGACTTCCTGTTTTTGCTTTACCCTTTAACACCACAGTCCTTTTAATCCTTTACGTTCTCATATCTGTAGGTTTTGTTTACGTTACCCAAAACTATAAAGGAACTCCAGAAAAGACTCTTGACCACTACTTAACATTTTCAAAAAGGTTTCCATTTACAGGAAGAGAACTAAGCCTTCCATTTTCCGGAAAGTGGACAATTTGGCAGTCCTTTGATGAAGAGTGGACTCACAAAGGCGCTTGGAAGTTTGCTGTTGATTTTGTTATTACCGACGAAGAAGGAAAGACCTATAAAAATGAAGGAAATTTTCTTACCGATTACTATGCGTTTGGAAAACCTGTTTTGTCTCCTATTGACGGACAAGTAGTATCGGTTGTTAATTCCATTCCAGATAATCAAATAGGACAAGCAGATAAAGAAAACAACTGGGGAAATTACGTTCTTCTTCACGATAAGAGAGGTTTTTACGTTCTTATATG
It encodes:
- a CDS encoding urea transporter, which produces MELKKVLYPIFKSYSAVLFNSNLVGGIVLLILSFFNPNLGIGGFVSVISAYIFARFLGFKEEFLRLDYYI